The Paenibacillus sp. RC334 nucleotide sequence CATCATTTACGCCTTTAGGGGCACGTCCCAAAACATCTGCCCTTTTTTGCTCGAACGTTGCACTGTTCTTACCTGCTCTGTTCTTTTCCTGCAGTACAACCCTTCGATAGTGAGGTGCTTCTGTAGCCTTTACACCGTAAGGCATCTGTTGTTGTATTTGATACAACCACTTCATTACAGCTTCATGCTCATCAGGAGTAATCATATCTTTCTCCATACCACGTCCGGTTGGAACAAGGAAAAACAAGCTCCATAACACCGCCTGCATTTCCTTTACCTTTTCTGCAATTTGCTCCAGATCGTGAAGGTTGTACCGGGACACCGTCGTATTCACTTGAATAGGAATGTTCATTTCCTTCAAATAACCAATTCCCCGCATGGTTGTATCGTAAGAACCCACAGTCCCCCGAAAATGATCGTGAATATCTGCACATGAACCGTCCAGGCTAAAAGCCCACCGTGATAAGCCAACTTGCTTTGCTTTTTCGACCGCTGCTCGTGTCACTTTAGGGGTGGCACTGGGAGTTATGGAAACCGACAGCTTTTTCTCTTCAATTGCATATTGAGCCAACTCAAATAAATCAGGACGCGATAACGGATCTCCACCTGTGAAAACCACCAGCGGATGATTCATTTCAGCGATTTGATCCATCAGTTGCTTGCCCTCCTCTAATGTCAGTTGACGAGGATCAGGCTTATACTGGGCTTCCGCTCTACAGTGAAGGCATTTTAAAGCACAAGCTCGCGTTACCTCCCAAATGACGATAAACGGGTTCTCGCGATAATCTCGTGGTGTTTCCAAAGATATCATTGATGTCTCTCCTTTTTAGAAATATAAAAACAACACAGATACATAGAGCATCAATGAAAATCCAATTTCAGCCATGCCAACTTGTTTTGCCTTTAATTCGAATTTAGGAAGCCATATAGCTCGTAATAATAAAATTAAAAAAGGAGCGACCAAAAATACCTTTATCCAGGCAGCAAACAGCATAATGATCAGATGATAGATGACAGAAGCATAATAGTAGCGTGTATTTTTTCTTTCACGGATGATCGTTTTAACATAAAGAGCAGTTCCTGTAAAGTAAGACACCAAAAGCAAAAATAGCTCCGTGGATATTCCCCAATCCCCTGCTTCTCCAATATGAACAACAGGGTAAATAAAAGAACAAAAAAGTATAATTGCGGCAATGTCATTGAGCAAGGCACGTTCATTTTTCATTTTTGCATAGTACTACATATTAGCCATAAAAAAGAACAGCAGCAGAACTCCATACCAGATCAACGCAGGCTTAACCCATATCAGTGAAGCTAAAAAGGGAAGGAGTATCGCTCCGTATACAACAACTGGTTTTCGGTATCTTTCACGGTTACCTGTTTTGATCCATTGGAGGACAGGAAAACTGAATAAATAGATAAAAAACCAGCACATGAATAGAGGTATATGAATGAATTCCCCTTGAGAAGCCGCTAAACCGAATAAAAATGGAAGAATGAGCATGGCCCATGCTCCATGCTGATTAGGTATGTATCTACTGATCCCCTTCAAACCCTTGATCCTTTTTTCACAATATTTATCATCCTTATTGCTTCGGTTAATCGATGCATCATCCATTCCCCCAAGATTCAATTTTTCACCCTCTCTAATTCTAAGTATTCTATTCAATTGAACCAATCAGGGAGTTCCCTTTTTCTTATGTGGGAATAGCCTAGCCGGAGAAACAACGCTGTTGGCTCATCATGCCATTCATTAAGGGGGCTATCCGGCACCCTCGACAAGACGGCGGAAGTGGAGGAATTACTCAGAATAAAAAAATTAAAAGTGGCACGCCAGGCGGCACACCACTTGATCAAAATTGTTCACTACCGCCAAGGTCACACCTCAGTTGCAGCAGTTTGAAAAGTTGTCCAAGCAGGTTCCTCTAAAATAATACTAAAGCTACATGTACTATACATGGCTTTTAATCAAGAGAGCCACTCTTTCAGATGGAAAAATCCATTTTCGAAGGAGTGGCTTTTTTTGCTAACGTCCGCTAGATTCACTAAAATTATCGTATGCAGCTACAAGAGCTACAACCACGGCTGCCGAGTTGGTCGCAGCCAAGTCAAGATTGGAGTCAAAAGTACCTGCTGCTTCTGCGCCGGCAAGATCAGACAGAGAACGAACAGCCAAAAATGGGACACCAAACTGATACGCTGTCTGGACGACCGCGGTCCCTTCCATATCCGTCACCTTGGCTTCCGGAAACTGGCTGCGAATAAAATGGACCCGCTCCGCTTGATAGATAAAGGAGTCTGCTGTCGTAATCAACCCGGTAACGATCTGCCCCTCAATCTTGGTTTCTGCCAGAGTTTCTGTCGCAAAATCAAGCAGCGCTTGCTCCACCGGATAACTTGCCGGCATCTGTGGCACCTGCCCGTAGGTATAGCCGAACGCCGTTCCATCCACATCGCTGTAAGTCAGCTCGGTCGCCACTACGACATCCCCAACACGAAGCGCTGGATCAAGCCCGCCAGCAGACCCGGTATTAATGACAAGCTCCGGGTTAAAGCGCTCAATCAGCAGCGCCGTAGTCAAGGCTGCGTTCGCTTTACCAATTCCCGATTGCAGCAGAACAACTTCCTTGCCCTGAAGACGACCTGTATAAAAAATTCCATTCGCGATCCGGGTCATGCTTATCCCTTCGATCTGCGCTTTCAAACCTGCTATTTCTTCTTCCATGGCTCCGATAATGGCTATACTCACAGTTCGTTTCTCGCTCCCTCCATGAATTCCCTGCATTTTAGTTTATTTTTTAAAAATGCCCGTTGCGGCTATTCTCTGCACCGCCTCCAGTAGCCGTTCTTCACTGTTCACCAGACTCACCCGCACATAGGATGCTCCGGCAAGACCAAAGCCTTCGCCGGGAGCCACTGCAACATGGGCCTCGTCTAATAAAAAGTCCGCAAAAGAAGCGGAGGTATAGCCCTCAGACACCTTGAACCAGGCGAAAAAAGTTCCTTTGGGTGCGGCTACATCCCAGCCAATACCACGCAACGCCGCAATGAGAACATCACGTCGCCGTTCATATAATGCAGCCAGCTCCCGCACCGGCTCCTGCGAGCCCAGCAATGCCGCCGCTCCCGCATCCTGTACCGCTCCAAAAACAGTGCTGTAGGCATGCGTATGATAATGCTTGAGCGCACCGATGACAGATGCGTTTCCAACAGCAAAGCCGAAACGCCAGCCCGCCATGTTGTACGTTTTGGAAGCCGTATACGTCTCGACACCACATTCCTTGCCGCCGGGGATTTGCAATAGACTGAGCGGCTTATGCCCCTCAAACCCAAGGGCACCGTAAGCAAAATCGTTCATAACCGGAAAACAGTACTCAGCGGCATAGTCCAACGTCTTCGTCAGAAAATCCGTAGTAGCCACGGCGCCAGTCGGATTGTTCGGATAATTAATCATGAGCAATTTGACCTGTTGGGCGATTTCTTCCGGCACCGTGGTATAATCAGGCAAAAATCTATCCTTCTCATGGAGCGGAATCGTATGGATACGGGCTCTTGCCAGCGCAGCAGCGGAAACATATTGCGGGTATGCCGGGTCGGTGGTCAGCAACCAGTCACCGGGATTTAGCAATGCCTGCGGAATCCCCATTACGCCTATGGCGGAGCCGTTGAATACGGCAACCTCCCGATCGGGATCAAGCTCCACCTGATACTCCCGTTTATAGAACGCGGCGACTGCCTCCAGTGTGCTTTTTTTCCCGTGAAAAGGCGGGTAGCCCTGATTTACCGGTTGATCAACTGCTTCCTTCAAAGCGCTGATGATATGCGCCGGTGTCTGCTGATCCGGGTTGCCGGCTGCCAAATTGATTACATCTATTCCTCTGCTTTTATACAGATTCACTTTGTCGTCAATTGCGCTAAAATAGTTGTCAGGCAGCGCCTTGACGAGATCAGAGGATGAAAAAATCACGTTCATCTCCACCTTTTATCCATAAGATACAGGCTGACAGTGCCAGCTCGCAGAAGACAATAAACTCATATTATTTGAAATAGCTTGGCAGCTTATAGCCTTCATAAACCGGATTCGATTTGATGTACTTTTGGAATTCATCCGAATGATACCCCTCAATGATGTCTTTGACGAATGGCTTGTCCTTGTTCTTGCTATCCACAGCGACCACGTTCGTGAACGGGTCTGTCATTTTTTCAAGCTGCAATGCCGAGGTCAGCTTCATTCCATTCGAAACGGCAAAGTTCCCCTGAATAGCGGCAAAATCAACATCCTCCAGTGCGCGCGGTCCCTGTGCAGGGTCGGTCGCCACAAATTGCAAATGATGCGGATTAGAGATAATGTCGTTCACCGAGGTTTGCAGTGGATCAATATTATCCTTTAACGTAATCCAGCCCACTTCCTTTAAAATATTCAGCGCACGCAACATATTGACTGGCTCGTTCGGCAGGTTGATTTGAGCACCGTTGCTGACTTCGTCAAGGCTGGTATGCTTGCTGGAGTACAATCCCATTGGCGGAGTCGGAACCTGCACAGCTCCAATCAGATCAATATTCTCCCGCTTATTCATAGAATCCAGATAGAGCGAATGTTGGAACACATTAGCATCAATATCTCCATTAGCCACAGCTACATTGGGCTGAACGCCGTCTGTAAATTCTTTATATGTAATCTTGTAGCCCTTCTTCTCCAAATACGGAGCCACTCCATTCTTGAACTGATCACTATAAGGACCTGGATTAAAACTGATATGCAGTGTCTTCTTTTCTTCACTCGCAGCATTTCCCGTCGTATTCTTACTGCCACAGCCAGAGATAAAAAGTGCGACTGCTCCCACCAGCAGTATAAATGGAACCCATTTTTTCTTCATTTCGATTTCTCCCCCCTGATATCATCTGTTTTTTGTTGAGCTAGAATGTTGCAGCCCAATCAAATTCCGAGTAATCTTATGTGTTTATAAATACTACAATGATATTTTGATAACTGTCAACAATATTTGATAACACATCTTCTGCATAATAAAAAAAGGACCGCTTTTCGCAGCATGGAAAAAGACGCTCCCATTTCGGAAGCGCCTTTCAACTGTACTATTTACTTCGCCAGATTTAGCTTGGCATCCTTAATATCATACAAGGCTCCTTGATTGCTATCTACGAGCTTTTTCATTTGTTTATTGGCCAGTCCGCTTGCAGGAACTATCGCATTAAAAGTAACGCCATTTTTCTGTAATTGCTCGTTTATTTCGTCCACTGAAAAACGGGCTTTACCCAGCGCTGTATTTTTATCATGTACGGGTGCATCTGTAATGAATATGATGGTTTTGGAAT carries:
- a CDS encoding TIGR04053 family radical SAM/SPASM domain-containing protein; translation: MISLETPRDYRENPFIVIWEVTRACALKCLHCRAEAQYKPDPRQLTLEEGKQLMDQIAEMNHPLVVFTGGDPLSRPDLFELAQYAIEEKKLSVSITPSATPKVTRAAVEKAKQVGLSRWAFSLDGSCADIHDHFRGTVGSYDTTMRGIGYLKEMNIPIQVNTTVSRYNLHDLEQIAEKVKEMQAVLWSLFFLVPTGRGMEKDMITPDEHEAVMKWLYQIQQQMPYGVKATEAPHYRRVVLQEKNRAGKNSATFEQKRADVLGRAPKGVNDGDGFVFISHIGEVYPSGFLPLACGNVRMDSLARIYRHSPIMNRLRDKSLLKGKCGICEFNTVCGGSRARAFAITGDYLESDPYCAYMPGAKEGKELL
- a CDS encoding 5'-methylthioadenosine/adenosylhomocysteine nucleosidase encodes the protein MSIAIIGAMEEEIAGLKAQIEGISMTRIANGIFYTGRLQGKEVVLLQSGIGKANAALTTALLIERFNPELVINTGSAGGLDPALRVGDVVVATELTYSDVDGTAFGYTYGQVPQMPASYPVEQALLDFATETLAETKIEGQIVTGLITTADSFIYQAERVHFIRSQFPEAKVTDMEGTAVVQTAYQFGVPFLAVRSLSDLAGAEAAGTFDSNLDLAATNSAAVVVALVAAYDNFSESSGR
- a CDS encoding aminotransferase class I/II-fold pyridoxal phosphate-dependent enzyme, whose protein sequence is MIFSSSDLVKALPDNYFSAIDDKVNLYKSRGIDVINLAAGNPDQQTPAHIISALKEAVDQPVNQGYPPFHGKKSTLEAVAAFYKREYQVELDPDREVAVFNGSAIGVMGIPQALLNPGDWLLTTDPAYPQYVSAAALARARIHTIPLHEKDRFLPDYTTVPEEIAQQVKLLMINYPNNPTGAVATTDFLTKTLDYAAEYCFPVMNDFAYGALGFEGHKPLSLLQIPGGKECGVETYTASKTYNMAGWRFGFAVGNASVIGALKHYHTHAYSTVFGAVQDAGAAALLGSQEPVRELAALYERRRDVLIAALRGIGWDVAAPKGTFFAWFKVSEGYTSASFADFLLDEAHVAVAPGEGFGLAGASYVRVSLVNSEERLLEAVQRIAATGIFKK
- a CDS encoding MetQ/NlpA family ABC transporter substrate-binding protein — translated: MKKKWVPFILLVGAVALFISGCGSKNTTGNAASEEKKTLHISFNPGPYSDQFKNGVAPYLEKKGYKITYKEFTDGVQPNVAVANGDIDANVFQHSLYLDSMNKRENIDLIGAVQVPTPPMGLYSSKHTSLDEVSNGAQINLPNEPVNMLRALNILKEVGWITLKDNIDPLQTSVNDIISNPHHLQFVATDPAQGPRALEDVDFAAIQGNFAVSNGMKLTSALQLEKMTDPFTNVVAVDSKNKDKPFVKDIIEGYHSDEFQKYIKSNPVYEGYKLPSYFK